A single region of the Glycine max cultivar Williams 82 chromosome 20, Glycine_max_v4.0, whole genome shotgun sequence genome encodes:
- the LOC100809696 gene encoding putative 1-phosphatidylinositol-3-phosphate 5-kinase FAB1D isoform X1, whose translation MCSMCHYCGVGLTESNFDNKKQGNESSLKLNGKVSIRPCKSCGEKLERANAKWHSTSPYATPLISPTMSLLSTDSCISTCSEFSVDVNSSDRNSQEESSVEGIVEELDYKLNGSQKVMENNNNNEGYTVRDVEIAQNFQEVKADFSEEPIASSAVEEAEYSLPDDLDVQTWEPPEPENPQDDMENSVTCNDDDEDQGLGIANWGEPTSMSSSEDELSGSYRFKEEKQKAMEEVMNGKFKALVGQLLKSVGVSSSDEGDKSWVDIVTSLSWEAASFLKPGAIGGNAMNPDGYVKVKCIAAGSRSQSQLIRGLVFKKHAAHKHMPTKYKNPRLLLISGVLGHSINGLSSFDSMDQEKDDLKSKMDRIEMCHPNVILVEKTVSRDIQESILAKGMTLVLDMKLHRLERVARCTSSPILSCDNLNGQKLRHCDFIYFEKFVEEHDAVGEGGKKPIKTLMFIEGCPTRLGCTILLKGTHSDELKRIKCVIRCAVVMAYHLILETSFLVDQKAMFSTIPAVSVADILPTDKKSCDSASINSSIPSLEYSAENGIVSTDIPICSGLHEKNTNGLNLGSEEFSQFSCEPYNPAVFSGFSAISSSLKKVMGDSFPFASSAPYQSLSAYFGFNGRKPDGMVNESISVLNSLEADETTTMEAKSHSNEVKLLNGGQSLSSPVHLDSNGNISKDDGNNRKELQSKDDINAVLDSQSILVLMSSRNALRGTVCQQSHFSHIMFYKNFDIPLGKFLEENLLNQTRLCDACQELPDAHFYYYAHHYKQLTIQVKRLPQEKSLLGEAEGKIWMWSRCRKCKSGSTKRVLISTTARSLSFGKFLELSLSHYSSSRKLSCGHSLDRDFLYFFGLGHMVAMFRYSSVATYTVSMPPQKLEFSGAIRQEWLSKETQNVYMKGITLFTEVANCLKTIQFDGLGGSIRDFSEVEKMLKQEQEEFEANIKTVVAKKGDPDQAAFKLLSLNRLMWDLLIKSYVWVRRLYPLHSSDVSEKVMQEHDYSKVEGTASRETGSMGNFIEDGNANVKIMFDTSKQVNELPIKEIPISGPLLECNEQAHPSNTQNERIPIVDDLRSRRLSDQKLNLSLDVIPTHLEVGANSSGSTDIQTNHLVSDFKILNKSASLHSPISNMLDSNDWFWKPFADIRQIGIRELQKRLLPKFESVSCSIAEYIPTANQLITEEGTRLHIPLKTDNHVVSDFEGEPSSIIACALALLKDAYEVSEVDDEDDRNESGITSNSTESLHGLTHGATLTSSHSFSRSSSDSDSVHSAGSTSSEESRASRATENHSIEIAMGYAKSLGREKYSVICHYFKQFRELRNWCCPSELDFIASLSRCRNWDAKGGKSKSYFAKTLDDRFIIKEIKKTELDSFLGFSSLYFKHMRESFEFGSQTCLAKVLGIYQVTKRHVKSGKEVKYDPLMVMENLTYNRNITRQYDLKGALYARYNSAADGAGDVLLDQNFVNDMNSSPLYVSHKAKRVLQRAVWNDTSFLNSINVMDYSLLVGVDSQKHELVCGIIDYLRQYTWDKHLETWMKSSLVVPKNVLPTVISPKEYKKRFRKFMSTYFLSVPDHWCSQKSSNPCKLCCSGEDDPSQQKP comes from the exons ATGTGTAGTATGTGCCATTATTGTGGTGTGGGCTTGACAGAATCAAATTTTGACAACAAGAAACAGGGAAATGAGAGTAGTCTAAAGTTGAATGGTAAAGTTTCCATTAGGCCTTGCAAATCTTGTGGAGAGAAGCTAGAGCGAGCAAATGCGAAATGGCATAGTACAAGTCCATATGCAACACCACTTATCAGTCCAACTATGTCATTGCTAAGTACTGATAGCTGTATCTCCACTTGCA GTGAGTTTTCAGTTGATGTGAACTCATCTGACAG GAATAGTCAAGAAGAAAGTTCAGTTGAAGGCATTGTGGAAGAGCTTGATTATAAGTTGAATGGTTCACAAAAAGTGATGgaaaacaataacaacaatgaGGGTTACACAGTGAGAGATGTGGAGATTGCACAAAACTTTCAAGAAGTAAAAGCTGATTTTTCTGAAGAACCTATTGCATCCTCTGCTGTCGAAGAAGCTGAATATTCTCTTCCTGATGATTTGGATGTCCAAACTTGGGAACCTCCTGAGCCAGAAAACCCACAGGATGATATGGAAAATAGTGTGACTTGTAATGACGATGATGAAGACCAGGGCCTAGGGATTGCAAACTGGGGTGAGCCTACCTCTATGAGTAGTTCTGAGGATGAATTAAGTGGGAGCTATAGGTTCaaagaggaaaaacaaaaagcaaTGGAAGAAGTAATGAATGGGAAATTCAAGGCACTTGTTGGTCAGCTTCTTAAATCTGTGGGAGTTTCCTCTTCTGATGAAGGTGATAAGAGTTGGGTGGACATAGTTACATCTTTATCATGGGAAGCTGCTTCTTTTTTGAAGCCTGGTGCAATTGGAGGTAATGCAATGAATCCTGATGGATATGTTAAAGTGAAGTGCATTGCTGCTGGTTCCCGCAgccaaag TCAACTAATCAGAGGTTTGGTCTTCAAAAAACATGCTGCTCACAAGCATATGCCTACTAAGTATAAAAATCCAAGATTATTACTGATTAGCGGTGTGCTTGGCCATTCTATCAATGGACTGTCTTCCTTTGACTCCATGGACCAG GAGAAAGATGATCTGAAATCTAAAATGGATCGTATAGAAATGTGCCATCCAAATGTTATATTAGTGGAGAAAACTGTTTCTCGTGATATACAAGAGTCAATTTTGGCAAAGGGAATGACACTTGTGCTTGATATGAAGCTTCATCGTCTAGAAAGAGTTGCACGTTGTACTAGTTCACCAATTTTATCATGCGATAATTTGAACGGTCAAAAGCTAAGACACTGTGACTTTATCTATTTTGAGAAGTTTGTGGAGGAACATGATGCTGTTGGTGAAGGAGGAAAGAAGCCCATCAAGACTTTGATGTTCATTGAGGGCTGTCCTACACGTTTGGGCTGCACG ATTTTACTGAAAGGTACACACAGTGATGAACTGAAGAGGATCAAATGTGTCATACGGTGTGCAGTTGTCATGGCATATCACTTGATCCTTGAAACCTCTTTTCTTGTTGATCAGAAAGCAATGTTCTCTACCATTCCTGCTGTGAGTGTAGCAGATATCTTGCCAACTGATAAAAAATCCTGTGATTCAGCATCCATTAATTCAAGCATTCCATCTCTTGAGTATTCTGCTGAGAATGGAATAGTTAGTACTGATATTCCCATATGCAGTGGACTTCATGAAAAAAACACCAATGGTTTAAACCTTGGATCGGAGGAGTTTTCCCAATTCTCTTGTGAACCATATAATCCAGCCGTCTTTTCTGGGTTCTCAGCTATTTCATCTTCTCTTAAGAAGGTTATGGGGGACAGTTTTCCCTTTGCATCTTCCGCTCCTTATCAATCTTTATCAGCATACTTTGGCTTCAATGGAAGGAAACCTGATGGTATGGTTAATGAGTCAATTTCTGTTTTAAACTCTCTAGAGGCTGATGAAACTACCACGATGGAAGCGAAAAGTCATTCTAATGAAGTGAAGTTACTTAATGGTGGACAATCCCTGTCTTCACCTGTGCACTTAGATTCCAATGGGAATATAAGTAAAGATGATGGAAATAATAGAAAAGAACTCCAAAGTAAAGATGATATCAATGCCGTGTTGGATTCTCAGAGTATTTTGGTCTTGATGTCTAGCCGGAATGCCTTAAGAGGGACTGTATGCCAGCAAAGTCATTTTTCACATATTATGTTCTACAAGAATTTTGATATTCCACTTGGAAAGTTTCTGGAGGAAAACTTACTCAATCAG ACAAGACTTTGTGATGCTTGTCAAGAACTGCCAGATGctcacttttattattatgctCATCACTATAAACAGCTTACTATACAAGTTAAACGCTTGCCCCAGGAAAAAAGTTTGCTTGGAGAGGCAGAAGGGAAAATTTGGATGTGGAGCCGTTGTCGAAAATGCAAGTCTGGTTCTACAAAGAGAGTATTGATATCCACCACTGCCCGTAGTTTATCATTTGGAAAATTTTTGGAGCTTAGCCTTTCTCACTATTCTTCTAGCAGAAAATTGAGTTGTGGACATTCTCTTGATAGGGATTTTCTCTACTTCTTTGG ATTAGGTCACATGGTTGCAATGTTCAGATATTCATCTGTTGCCACATATACTGTGTCTATGCCTCCTCAAAAGCTAGAATTCAGTGGTGCAATAAGACAAGAGTGGCTTTCAAAAGAGACCCAGAAT GTGTATATGAAAGGCATAACATTATTCACCGAAGTTGCAAACTGTTTGAAGACAATACAATTTGATGGCCTTGGAGGATCAATTAGAGATTTCTCTGAGGTTGAGAAAATGTTAAAGCAAGAGCAAGAAGAATTTGAG GCAAACATCAAGACTGTTGTTGCTAAAAAGGGGGATCCAGATCAGGCTGCCTTCAAACTTCTCAGTTTAAACCGATTGATGTGGGATCTTTTGATTAAATCCTATGTGTGGGTTCGGCGCTTGTACCCATTACACTCATCTGATGTCTCTGAGAAAGTTATGCAAGAACACGATTATTCAAAGGTGGAAGGTACTGCTAGTAGAGAAACTGGGTCTATGGGTAATTTTATTGAAGATGGGAATGCCAAtgtaaaaattatgtttgacaCATCTAAGCAAGTAAATGAACTACCAATAAAGGAAATTCCTATCAGTGGGCCTCTTCTAGAGTGCAATGAACAGGCTCATCCATCTAACACACAGAATGAAAGGATACCAATTGTTGATGATTTGAGATCAAGGAGATTGTCTGACCAAAAGTTGAATTTGAGTCTGGATGTTATACCAACTCATCTTGAAGTAGGTGCAAATTCTTCAGGTTCTACAGATATTCAAACTAATCATTTGGTTTCTGATTTCAAGATATTAAACAAAAGTGCTTCCTTGCATTCACCAATTTCTAACATGCTGGATTCAAATGATTGGTTCTGGAAGCCATTTGCTGACATTCGGCAGATAGGCATAAGGGAACTCCAGAAAAGATTATTGCCAAAATTTGAATCTGTAAGCTGCTCTATTGCTGAATATATACCCACAGCAAATCAATTAATCACTGAGGAAGGTACAAGGTTGCATATCCCTCTCAAGACTGACAATCATGTTGTGTCTGACTTCGAGGGTGAACCCTCAAGCATAATTGCTTGTGCACTTGCGTTATTGAAAGATGCATATGAGGTGTCAGAAGTTGATGATGAGGATGACAGAAACGAAAGTGGAATAACTTCAAACTCAACAGAAAGTTTGCATGGCTTGACCCATGGCGCTACCTTAACTTCTTCACACTCATTTTCAAGAAGTTCTTCAGATTCAGATTCTGTGCATTCAGCAGGAAGCACTTCTTCAGAGGAGTCACGAGCCTCTCGTGCTACAGAAAACCATAGCATAGAGATTGCTATGGGTTATGCAAAATCACTTGGGAGGGAAAAATATTCAGTGATATGTCATTATTTTAAGCAGTTCCGTGAACTTAGAAATTGGTGTTGCCCATCTGAGCTTGATTTTATTGCTTCTTTAAGCCGCTGTAGGAATTGGGATGCCAAAGGTGGAAAAAGCAAGTCCTATTTTGCAAAAACACTTGATGACAGATTCATCATAAAAGAGATTAAGAAGACAGAACTTGATTCATTTTTGGGGTTTTCTTCTCTGTATTTCAAACACATGAGAGAATCATTTGAATTTGGCAGCCAAACTTGTCTTGCAAAAGTCTTGGGGATATATCAG GTTACTAAAAGACACGTCAAAAGTGGAAAAGAGGTTAAATATGACCCCCTCATGGTGATGGAAAATCTTACCTACAATAGAAATATTACACGCCAGTATGATCTTAAAGGTGCTCTTTATGCCCGGTACAATTCTGCTGCCGATGGTGCTGGAGATGTTCTTTTGGATCAGAACTTTGTGAATGACATGAATTCTTCCCCATTATATGTCAGCCATAAAGCAAAACGTGTTCTTCAACGTGCTGTTTGGAATGACACATCTTTTCTGAAT TCAATCAATGTGATGGATTACTCCTTGCTTGTTGGAGTAGATTCTCAGAAGCACGAGCTTGTCTGCGGGATCATTGATTATCTCAGGCAGTATACTTGGGACAAACATCTTGAGACATGGATGAAGTCTTCACTTGTTGTGCCAAAAAATGTGTTGCCAACTGTAATCTCTCCTAAAGAATACAAAAAGAGGTTCAGAAAGTTTATGTCTACATATTTTTTGAGTGTTCCAGATCACTGGTGTTCCCAGAAATCCTCCAATCCTTGCAAACTTTGTTGCTCAGGGGAAGATGACCCTTCCCAGCAAAAGCCCTAG
- the LOC100809696 gene encoding putative 1-phosphatidylinositol-3-phosphate 5-kinase FAB1D isoform X2, whose translation MENNNNNEGYTVRDVEIAQNFQEVKADFSEEPIASSAVEEAEYSLPDDLDVQTWEPPEPENPQDDMENSVTCNDDDEDQGLGIANWGEPTSMSSSEDELSGSYRFKEEKQKAMEEVMNGKFKALVGQLLKSVGVSSSDEGDKSWVDIVTSLSWEAASFLKPGAIGGNAMNPDGYVKVKCIAAGSRSQSQLIRGLVFKKHAAHKHMPTKYKNPRLLLISGVLGHSINGLSSFDSMDQEKDDLKSKMDRIEMCHPNVILVEKTVSRDIQESILAKGMTLVLDMKLHRLERVARCTSSPILSCDNLNGQKLRHCDFIYFEKFVEEHDAVGEGGKKPIKTLMFIEGCPTRLGCTILLKGTHSDELKRIKCVIRCAVVMAYHLILETSFLVDQKAMFSTIPAVSVADILPTDKKSCDSASINSSIPSLEYSAENGIVSTDIPICSGLHEKNTNGLNLGSEEFSQFSCEPYNPAVFSGFSAISSSLKKVMGDSFPFASSAPYQSLSAYFGFNGRKPDGMVNESISVLNSLEADETTTMEAKSHSNEVKLLNGGQSLSSPVHLDSNGNISKDDGNNRKELQSKDDINAVLDSQSILVLMSSRNALRGTVCQQSHFSHIMFYKNFDIPLGKFLEENLLNQTRLCDACQELPDAHFYYYAHHYKQLTIQVKRLPQEKSLLGEAEGKIWMWSRCRKCKSGSTKRVLISTTARSLSFGKFLELSLSHYSSSRKLSCGHSLDRDFLYFFGLGHMVAMFRYSSVATYTVSMPPQKLEFSGAIRQEWLSKETQNVYMKGITLFTEVANCLKTIQFDGLGGSIRDFSEVEKMLKQEQEEFEANIKTVVAKKGDPDQAAFKLLSLNRLMWDLLIKSYVWVRRLYPLHSSDVSEKVMQEHDYSKVEGTASRETGSMGNFIEDGNANVKIMFDTSKQVNELPIKEIPISGPLLECNEQAHPSNTQNERIPIVDDLRSRRLSDQKLNLSLDVIPTHLEVGANSSGSTDIQTNHLVSDFKILNKSASLHSPISNMLDSNDWFWKPFADIRQIGIRELQKRLLPKFESVSCSIAEYIPTANQLITEEGTRLHIPLKTDNHVVSDFEGEPSSIIACALALLKDAYEVSEVDDEDDRNESGITSNSTESLHGLTHGATLTSSHSFSRSSSDSDSVHSAGSTSSEESRASRATENHSIEIAMGYAKSLGREKYSVICHYFKQFRELRNWCCPSELDFIASLSRCRNWDAKGGKSKSYFAKTLDDRFIIKEIKKTELDSFLGFSSLYFKHMRESFEFGSQTCLAKVLGIYQVTKRHVKSGKEVKYDPLMVMENLTYNRNITRQYDLKGALYARYNSAADGAGDVLLDQNFVNDMNSSPLYVSHKAKRVLQRAVWNDTSFLNSINVMDYSLLVGVDSQKHELVCGIIDYLRQYTWDKHLETWMKSSLVVPKNVLPTVISPKEYKKRFRKFMSTYFLSVPDHWCSQKSSNPCKLCCSGEDDPSQQKP comes from the exons ATGgaaaacaataacaacaatgaGGGTTACACAGTGAGAGATGTGGAGATTGCACAAAACTTTCAAGAAGTAAAAGCTGATTTTTCTGAAGAACCTATTGCATCCTCTGCTGTCGAAGAAGCTGAATATTCTCTTCCTGATGATTTGGATGTCCAAACTTGGGAACCTCCTGAGCCAGAAAACCCACAGGATGATATGGAAAATAGTGTGACTTGTAATGACGATGATGAAGACCAGGGCCTAGGGATTGCAAACTGGGGTGAGCCTACCTCTATGAGTAGTTCTGAGGATGAATTAAGTGGGAGCTATAGGTTCaaagaggaaaaacaaaaagcaaTGGAAGAAGTAATGAATGGGAAATTCAAGGCACTTGTTGGTCAGCTTCTTAAATCTGTGGGAGTTTCCTCTTCTGATGAAGGTGATAAGAGTTGGGTGGACATAGTTACATCTTTATCATGGGAAGCTGCTTCTTTTTTGAAGCCTGGTGCAATTGGAGGTAATGCAATGAATCCTGATGGATATGTTAAAGTGAAGTGCATTGCTGCTGGTTCCCGCAgccaaag TCAACTAATCAGAGGTTTGGTCTTCAAAAAACATGCTGCTCACAAGCATATGCCTACTAAGTATAAAAATCCAAGATTATTACTGATTAGCGGTGTGCTTGGCCATTCTATCAATGGACTGTCTTCCTTTGACTCCATGGACCAG GAGAAAGATGATCTGAAATCTAAAATGGATCGTATAGAAATGTGCCATCCAAATGTTATATTAGTGGAGAAAACTGTTTCTCGTGATATACAAGAGTCAATTTTGGCAAAGGGAATGACACTTGTGCTTGATATGAAGCTTCATCGTCTAGAAAGAGTTGCACGTTGTACTAGTTCACCAATTTTATCATGCGATAATTTGAACGGTCAAAAGCTAAGACACTGTGACTTTATCTATTTTGAGAAGTTTGTGGAGGAACATGATGCTGTTGGTGAAGGAGGAAAGAAGCCCATCAAGACTTTGATGTTCATTGAGGGCTGTCCTACACGTTTGGGCTGCACG ATTTTACTGAAAGGTACACACAGTGATGAACTGAAGAGGATCAAATGTGTCATACGGTGTGCAGTTGTCATGGCATATCACTTGATCCTTGAAACCTCTTTTCTTGTTGATCAGAAAGCAATGTTCTCTACCATTCCTGCTGTGAGTGTAGCAGATATCTTGCCAACTGATAAAAAATCCTGTGATTCAGCATCCATTAATTCAAGCATTCCATCTCTTGAGTATTCTGCTGAGAATGGAATAGTTAGTACTGATATTCCCATATGCAGTGGACTTCATGAAAAAAACACCAATGGTTTAAACCTTGGATCGGAGGAGTTTTCCCAATTCTCTTGTGAACCATATAATCCAGCCGTCTTTTCTGGGTTCTCAGCTATTTCATCTTCTCTTAAGAAGGTTATGGGGGACAGTTTTCCCTTTGCATCTTCCGCTCCTTATCAATCTTTATCAGCATACTTTGGCTTCAATGGAAGGAAACCTGATGGTATGGTTAATGAGTCAATTTCTGTTTTAAACTCTCTAGAGGCTGATGAAACTACCACGATGGAAGCGAAAAGTCATTCTAATGAAGTGAAGTTACTTAATGGTGGACAATCCCTGTCTTCACCTGTGCACTTAGATTCCAATGGGAATATAAGTAAAGATGATGGAAATAATAGAAAAGAACTCCAAAGTAAAGATGATATCAATGCCGTGTTGGATTCTCAGAGTATTTTGGTCTTGATGTCTAGCCGGAATGCCTTAAGAGGGACTGTATGCCAGCAAAGTCATTTTTCACATATTATGTTCTACAAGAATTTTGATATTCCACTTGGAAAGTTTCTGGAGGAAAACTTACTCAATCAG ACAAGACTTTGTGATGCTTGTCAAGAACTGCCAGATGctcacttttattattatgctCATCACTATAAACAGCTTACTATACAAGTTAAACGCTTGCCCCAGGAAAAAAGTTTGCTTGGAGAGGCAGAAGGGAAAATTTGGATGTGGAGCCGTTGTCGAAAATGCAAGTCTGGTTCTACAAAGAGAGTATTGATATCCACCACTGCCCGTAGTTTATCATTTGGAAAATTTTTGGAGCTTAGCCTTTCTCACTATTCTTCTAGCAGAAAATTGAGTTGTGGACATTCTCTTGATAGGGATTTTCTCTACTTCTTTGG ATTAGGTCACATGGTTGCAATGTTCAGATATTCATCTGTTGCCACATATACTGTGTCTATGCCTCCTCAAAAGCTAGAATTCAGTGGTGCAATAAGACAAGAGTGGCTTTCAAAAGAGACCCAGAAT GTGTATATGAAAGGCATAACATTATTCACCGAAGTTGCAAACTGTTTGAAGACAATACAATTTGATGGCCTTGGAGGATCAATTAGAGATTTCTCTGAGGTTGAGAAAATGTTAAAGCAAGAGCAAGAAGAATTTGAG GCAAACATCAAGACTGTTGTTGCTAAAAAGGGGGATCCAGATCAGGCTGCCTTCAAACTTCTCAGTTTAAACCGATTGATGTGGGATCTTTTGATTAAATCCTATGTGTGGGTTCGGCGCTTGTACCCATTACACTCATCTGATGTCTCTGAGAAAGTTATGCAAGAACACGATTATTCAAAGGTGGAAGGTACTGCTAGTAGAGAAACTGGGTCTATGGGTAATTTTATTGAAGATGGGAATGCCAAtgtaaaaattatgtttgacaCATCTAAGCAAGTAAATGAACTACCAATAAAGGAAATTCCTATCAGTGGGCCTCTTCTAGAGTGCAATGAACAGGCTCATCCATCTAACACACAGAATGAAAGGATACCAATTGTTGATGATTTGAGATCAAGGAGATTGTCTGACCAAAAGTTGAATTTGAGTCTGGATGTTATACCAACTCATCTTGAAGTAGGTGCAAATTCTTCAGGTTCTACAGATATTCAAACTAATCATTTGGTTTCTGATTTCAAGATATTAAACAAAAGTGCTTCCTTGCATTCACCAATTTCTAACATGCTGGATTCAAATGATTGGTTCTGGAAGCCATTTGCTGACATTCGGCAGATAGGCATAAGGGAACTCCAGAAAAGATTATTGCCAAAATTTGAATCTGTAAGCTGCTCTATTGCTGAATATATACCCACAGCAAATCAATTAATCACTGAGGAAGGTACAAGGTTGCATATCCCTCTCAAGACTGACAATCATGTTGTGTCTGACTTCGAGGGTGAACCCTCAAGCATAATTGCTTGTGCACTTGCGTTATTGAAAGATGCATATGAGGTGTCAGAAGTTGATGATGAGGATGACAGAAACGAAAGTGGAATAACTTCAAACTCAACAGAAAGTTTGCATGGCTTGACCCATGGCGCTACCTTAACTTCTTCACACTCATTTTCAAGAAGTTCTTCAGATTCAGATTCTGTGCATTCAGCAGGAAGCACTTCTTCAGAGGAGTCACGAGCCTCTCGTGCTACAGAAAACCATAGCATAGAGATTGCTATGGGTTATGCAAAATCACTTGGGAGGGAAAAATATTCAGTGATATGTCATTATTTTAAGCAGTTCCGTGAACTTAGAAATTGGTGTTGCCCATCTGAGCTTGATTTTATTGCTTCTTTAAGCCGCTGTAGGAATTGGGATGCCAAAGGTGGAAAAAGCAAGTCCTATTTTGCAAAAACACTTGATGACAGATTCATCATAAAAGAGATTAAGAAGACAGAACTTGATTCATTTTTGGGGTTTTCTTCTCTGTATTTCAAACACATGAGAGAATCATTTGAATTTGGCAGCCAAACTTGTCTTGCAAAAGTCTTGGGGATATATCAG GTTACTAAAAGACACGTCAAAAGTGGAAAAGAGGTTAAATATGACCCCCTCATGGTGATGGAAAATCTTACCTACAATAGAAATATTACACGCCAGTATGATCTTAAAGGTGCTCTTTATGCCCGGTACAATTCTGCTGCCGATGGTGCTGGAGATGTTCTTTTGGATCAGAACTTTGTGAATGACATGAATTCTTCCCCATTATATGTCAGCCATAAAGCAAAACGTGTTCTTCAACGTGCTGTTTGGAATGACACATCTTTTCTGAAT TCAATCAATGTGATGGATTACTCCTTGCTTGTTGGAGTAGATTCTCAGAAGCACGAGCTTGTCTGCGGGATCATTGATTATCTCAGGCAGTATACTTGGGACAAACATCTTGAGACATGGATGAAGTCTTCACTTGTTGTGCCAAAAAATGTGTTGCCAACTGTAATCTCTCCTAAAGAATACAAAAAGAGGTTCAGAAAGTTTATGTCTACATATTTTTTGAGTGTTCCAGATCACTGGTGTTCCCAGAAATCCTCCAATCCTTGCAAACTTTGTTGCTCAGGGGAAGATGACCCTTCCCAGCAAAAGCCCTAG
- the LOC100500562 gene encoding multifunctional methyltransferase subunit TRM112 homolog A-like isoform X1: protein MRLITHNMLSSNIKGVVNGFPLRIEAEKVVEKTVEMNGEFLKKMFEKIDWKAFVDASRAMGYTELPEEADSSMLDSDEFLNRFHHALLELHLEEGVLVCPETGRRFPVSKGIPNMLLHEDEV, encoded by the coding sequence ATGAGACTTATAACACATAACATGCTGTCATCGAACATAAAGGGTGTTGTAAATGGATTTCCTTTGCGGATTGAAGCAGAGAAAGTTGTAGAAAAGACTGTGGAAATGAACGGTGAGTTTCTGAAAAAGATGTTTGAGAAGATTGATTGGAAGGCTTTTGTTGATGCATCACGAGCAATGGGATACACCGAGCTACCTGAGGAGGCCGACTCTTCCATGCTGGATTCTGATGAATTTCTGAACAGGTTTCACCATGCTCTCTTGGAACTCCACCTTGAAGAAGGTGTCCTTGTTTGCCCTGAGACCGGACGTCGCTTTCCAGTCAGTAAGGGCATTCCAAATATGCTTCTTCACGAGGACGAAGTctga